From a region of the Candidatus Poribacteria bacterium genome:
- a CDS encoding type II toxin-antitoxin system VapC family toxin, with translation MSSQISNLPFHHRDPFDRLIIAQALVEDLPIIRTDTAFEAYGIRREW, from the coding sequence ATGAGCTCCCAGATTTCAAACTTGCCTTTTCACCACCGAGATCCATTTGACAGATTGATCATTGCACAAGCCCTTGTTGAAGATCTTCCAATAATTAGGACCGACACGGCTTTTGAGGCTTACGGGATACGCAGAGAATGGTGA
- a CDS encoding amidohydrolase encodes METENGKPSFVQAGMSIIDCDLHNRLPSHQMLYPYLSDYWCDYCEESGFPGPDADDYPDGVPTSSRPEIIHPSEDHPASDLARLRKHALDYWEVEYGILTCGYRVQSVHNEDFAAALASAVNDWQIEHYLDPEPRLRGSLIVPSQNPELAAREIERLGGHPRFVQVMLPARSQVPYGNRRYHPIYAAAVRHGLAIGIHYGGAPGLPPTSVGWTSTYLEEYVGMSQVFQAQVLSLVSEGVFEVFPDLRVALIETGVTWMPSLMWRFDKEWRGLRHLTPWVKQPPSAYIRQHMRMTLQPIDAPPTAAELLQIVGQLDSEDMLMFSSDYPHWHFDSPEEAFPTQLPQSLARKILSENAKEFYHLNC; translated from the coding sequence ATGGAAACAGAGAACGGTAAACCCAGTTTTGTTCAGGCGGGTATGTCCATCATCGACTGCGACCTCCATAATCGGCTCCCGTCACATCAGATGCTCTATCCCTACCTATCCGATTATTGGTGCGACTATTGCGAGGAATCCGGCTTCCCCGGACCCGATGCAGACGACTATCCTGACGGTGTCCCGACTTCATCACGCCCAGAAATTATACATCCCTCGGAAGATCATCCCGCCTCGGATTTAGCACGCCTGCGTAAGCATGCACTCGATTATTGGGAGGTCGAATACGGCATACTCACCTGTGGCTATCGGGTCCAGAGCGTACACAACGAAGATTTCGCAGCGGCACTCGCTTCGGCAGTCAACGATTGGCAGATTGAACACTATCTGGATCCTGAACCTCGCTTACGTGGTTCCTTGATTGTGCCGAGCCAAAACCCAGAACTCGCCGCGAGGGAAATTGAGCGTTTGGGAGGACATCCGAGGTTCGTCCAAGTGATGCTACCCGCCCGATCGCAAGTCCCTTATGGCAACAGACGCTATCATCCGATCTACGCCGCGGCTGTGCGTCATGGATTGGCAATCGGCATCCATTACGGTGGTGCACCCGGCCTACCACCGACCTCCGTCGGATGGACCTCGACCTATCTGGAGGAATACGTCGGTATGTCCCAGGTATTTCAGGCACAGGTGCTGAGTCTCGTGTCAGAGGGAGTCTTTGAGGTGTTTCCTGACTTACGTGTTGCGCTCATAGAGACTGGCGTTACTTGGATGCCGTCGCTCATGTGGCGGTTCGATAAAGAGTGGCGCGGCTTACGACATCTGACCCCTTGGGTCAAACAGCCACCCTCAGCGTATATCCGTCAACACATGCGCATGACGCTCCAACCCATCGATGCCCCGCCAACCGCGGCGGAACTCCTTCAGATCGTCGGTCAACTCGATTCCGAGGACATGTTGATGTTCTCAAGCGACTATCCGCACTGGCATTTCGACTCTCCCGAAGAGGCATTTCCTACACAGTTACCCCAATCGTTGGCACGCAAAATCTTGTCCGAAAATGCGAAGGAATTCTATCACTTAAATTGTTAG
- a CDS encoding pyridoxal-phosphate dependent enzyme, with amino-acid sequence MEQKDCKAERREDAKTGVDEREGGNGNLSSNSSLFLSAVPSLSLGNFPTPVARLSNLERALGLKSLWIKRDDLSGRLGGGNKVRKLEYMFAAAQASPDGDEKKNLFTIGPTGSNHVRATAVYGKASGFRVECLLFKQPPTEYSEANYRKICENAYRVYEVKRMSTMFARYAYQQAKTVLGIGEERYFIPAGGSSPLGSVGYVKAVSELKAQIEADILPEPRFIFVPVGTCGTIAGLIVGVRLAGLRTQIVGVRVADAVVANTWAISRMVRRILRLIGAVDAHDINPRRIELWHNDFGRGYAVPTEAGTQAVAMMREHEGITLENTYTGKTLAGLAHYIKEQGCEGEHVLFWNTYGTI; translated from the coding sequence ATGGAACAAAAAGACTGTAAAGCTGAAAGGAGAGAGGACGCGAAAACTGGAGTGGATGAGAGAGAAGGAGGGAACGGAAATCTTTCATCCAATTCTTCGCTTTTTCTATCTGCCGTTCCCTCCCTTTCACTCGGCAACTTTCCAACACCGGTGGCGCGGCTCTCGAACCTGGAGCGTGCCCTCGGTTTAAAGTCGCTCTGGATAAAGCGGGACGACCTCAGTGGTCGGTTAGGTGGGGGTAACAAGGTCCGTAAATTGGAATACATGTTCGCAGCAGCACAGGCATCTCCCGATGGAGACGAGAAAAAGAATCTTTTTACAATCGGGCCGACAGGTTCTAACCATGTCCGGGCGACAGCGGTTTATGGGAAAGCATCGGGATTTCGTGTAGAATGTTTGCTCTTTAAACAACCCCCGACTGAGTATTCTGAGGCAAACTATCGCAAAATTTGTGAAAATGCCTACCGGGTCTACGAAGTGAAACGTATGAGCACAATGTTCGCGCGTTACGCATATCAACAGGCTAAAACGGTGCTTGGGATCGGAGAGGAACGCTACTTCATTCCAGCGGGTGGCTCCTCACCGCTCGGTTCTGTGGGGTATGTGAAAGCGGTTTCGGAATTGAAGGCCCAGATTGAGGCGGATATCTTGCCAGAGCCGCGGTTCATCTTCGTTCCAGTAGGGACTTGCGGAACCATAGCAGGTTTGATCGTCGGCGTGCGACTTGCGGGATTGCGCACTCAAATCGTCGGTGTCCGTGTTGCTGACGCAGTGGTTGCAAACACATGGGCAATCTCCCGTATGGTGCGCCGTATCCTGCGTCTCATCGGTGCAGTGGACGCTCATGACATCAATCCACGCCGTATTGAACTCTGGCACAACGATTTTGGAAGAGGGTATGCTGTTCCAACGGAAGCCGGCACGCAGGCAGTCGCGATGATGCGTGAGCATGAAGGCATTACGCTTGAGAATACCTACACCGGTAAGACGTTAGCAGGACTCGCTCACTACATAAAGGAGCAGGGATGCGAAGGCGAGCACGTCCTGTTCTGGAATACGTATGGCACAATCTGA
- a CDS encoding GMC family oxidoreductase — translation MSRFNKLKTNFRPAWLNKKSIERTERADVCVIGSGAGGAVVAKELAEAGLSVIILEAGENHDPSTFGSYEPEMLRRLFWDSGLRGTQDNAIVISQGKGVGGSTVHNLCYAVRPPQALLYRWQVPEIWPHYNQVEQTLGVTQMQETDVNLLNAVVRYGCEAMRWRGGLQSHNRGECAACGAQCLFGCPVSKAPQNGSRGTGKQSMAVTYIPLARAAGAKLHSDCMAEKIHEEKGRVIGVSARLPSGRLHVQSDIVVLAAGAINSPQLWLKSRLPNANRRVGKNLHLHPAVFVGGVFNETIDGHLGIPQSYYIDHFLDLRRRPDSGYLLMPAFGSQMIVAASLPGFGKNHREFMERYRHIAALLVLLHDRTTGRVSVDYKGTPNIAYRLRRSDRKVLAEGIINAAHLLFAAGATEVLLPYTQHFPIKTEVDLEIIRQRGIVPNDIMLASSHPQGTLQMGENPNRSVVNLSGESHAVKGLFVADASLFPNSVGIPPTLTIAALATHVAGQIIKRNMV, via the coding sequence ATGTCCAGATTTAATAAATTAAAAACCAATTTTCGACCCGCATGGTTGAATAAAAAAAGTATAGAGCGGACAGAGCGTGCCGACGTGTGCGTTATCGGTTCTGGAGCGGGAGGCGCCGTCGTCGCCAAGGAACTCGCTGAAGCCGGACTATCGGTAATTATTTTAGAGGCAGGGGAAAATCACGATCCAAGTACCTTCGGCAGTTACGAGCCGGAAATGCTGCGGCGTCTTTTCTGGGATAGCGGTTTACGGGGCACACAGGACAACGCAATTGTCATTTCGCAAGGCAAAGGCGTTGGCGGTTCAACGGTCCATAATCTCTGTTATGCCGTTCGTCCACCGCAAGCACTCTTATACAGGTGGCAAGTTCCAGAAATTTGGCCCCACTACAATCAAGTGGAGCAGACGCTCGGCGTTACACAGATGCAGGAAACAGACGTGAATCTATTGAACGCTGTTGTTCGCTATGGGTGTGAGGCGATGCGGTGGCGCGGTGGATTGCAAAGCCATAATCGCGGCGAATGCGCTGCATGTGGTGCTCAATGTCTTTTTGGGTGTCCTGTTTCCAAAGCCCCACAAAATGGTTCGAGAGGAACAGGCAAGCAGAGCATGGCGGTCACGTATATCCCTTTAGCACGTGCCGCAGGTGCGAAACTTCACAGCGACTGTATGGCTGAAAAAATTCATGAGGAGAAAGGCAGGGTGATTGGTGTATCCGCTCGATTGCCATCGGGCAGATTGCATGTTCAAAGCGATATAGTGGTGCTCGCCGCTGGCGCAATCAACTCGCCACAACTCTGGTTAAAAAGCAGACTGCCTAACGCGAACCGACGGGTCGGAAAAAATCTCCACTTGCATCCTGCTGTCTTTGTTGGTGGTGTCTTTAACGAAACGATTGATGGACATCTCGGCATCCCACAAAGTTACTATATTGATCACTTTCTGGATTTGAGACGCAGACCGGACAGTGGTTATCTGCTCATGCCGGCTTTCGGTTCACAGATGATAGTAGCGGCAAGCCTGCCGGGTTTCGGTAAAAATCATCGAGAATTCATGGAACGCTATCGTCACATTGCTGCGCTCCTTGTCCTTTTGCATGACAGAACAACCGGACGGGTATCGGTAGATTATAAGGGGACTCCGAACATTGCATACCGACTGCGCCGTTCGGATAGGAAGGTATTGGCGGAAGGAATAATCAACGCCGCGCACCTCCTTTTCGCCGCAGGGGCAACAGAGGTGCTACTGCCTTACACACAACATTTTCCTATCAAAACAGAGGTCGATCTTGAGATTATTCGCCAACGCGGCATCGTGCCAAACGACATCATGTTGGCTTCCAGTCATCCCCAGGGGACACTTCAGATGGGCGAAAATCCGAACAGGAGCGTCGTTAATCTTTCAGGGGAATCCCACGCGGTGAAAGGTTTATTCGTTGCTGATGCGAGTCTTTTCCCAAACTCCGTCGGTATACCACCGACGTTGACGATCGCCGCGCTCGCTACACATGTCGCAGGTCAGATAATTAAGAGGAACATGGTATAA
- a CDS encoding tetratricopeptide repeat protein yields the protein MSIAIIKKMKVNLFRLSFLIFLSIACLAPAEEGNQPDKAARTYEAGLQALTQGKNREAFAAFQRAVKLDPTLADSHYQLGVLYGKQSQWKPAIDALQTAINLTPDFAAAHVRLGEAYLIGMASAKEATEPLERALQLQPDLSRARRLLGAAYLRQNRIDDAMRHLKQLVQDSEARYLLGLAYFQKEDFTHAIPHFEAVIKRKSRHAKAHFNLGNCYLRTGKIAEGRTTLRAFEKLMREEEQLSALQRLVRNDPQRLQPRYELAELLIKRTEWELATTELKACLAIAPHDEKASELLGYIYLQTEAYLEALEVYGGLVEAHPESAIYRNSLGIVYMMQKRPRQAITQFETATRLGTTNPQLYRNLANAYRQIGERAKAEQAYQHYRFLND from the coding sequence ATGTCTATCGCAATAATTAAAAAAATGAAAGTGAATCTTTTTCGCCTTTCTTTCCTCATTTTCTTATCGATAGCGTGTCTTGCACCAGCAGAAGAAGGAAACCAACCCGACAAGGCTGCGCGCACCTACGAAGCAGGCTTGCAGGCACTCACGCAGGGGAAAAACCGTGAGGCGTTTGCAGCGTTTCAGCGGGCAGTAAAACTGGATCCAACGCTCGCTGACTCACACTATCAACTTGGGGTGCTTTACGGTAAACAATCGCAATGGAAACCAGCCATTGATGCACTCCAGACTGCGATTAACCTCACCCCCGATTTCGCCGCTGCCCACGTTCGTCTCGGCGAGGCATACCTTATCGGTATGGCGAGTGCTAAAGAGGCGACTGAACCCTTGGAACGCGCACTACAATTGCAGCCTGATCTCTCGCGCGCACGAAGACTTTTAGGCGCGGCATATCTCCGGCAGAACCGAATCGACGATGCGATGCGTCACCTTAAACAGTTGGTGCAGGATAGTGAAGCCAGGTATCTCCTCGGTCTTGCCTATTTCCAAAAGGAAGATTTTACACACGCAATACCGCATTTTGAAGCCGTCATAAAACGCAAAAGTCGACACGCCAAAGCGCATTTCAATCTTGGAAATTGTTATCTCCGCACGGGTAAAATTGCTGAAGGGCGCACGACACTCCGCGCATTTGAAAAACTCATGCGCGAAGAGGAACAACTATCAGCGCTGCAACGTTTAGTCCGCAACGATCCGCAACGCCTTCAACCTCGTTATGAGCTTGCAGAACTCCTTATAAAAAGAACGGAATGGGAACTCGCGACGACGGAACTTAAAGCATGTCTTGCCATTGCACCGCACGATGAAAAAGCATCTGAGCTGCTGGGTTACATTTACCTGCAAACAGAGGCGTATCTGGAGGCACTTGAAGTCTATGGAGGGCTCGTTGAGGCACACCCAGAGAGCGCGATATACCGGAACAGTCTCGGCATTGTCTATATGATGCAGAAAAGACCTCGACAGGCGATCACGCAATTTGAAACGGCGACACGACTCGGCACAACGAATCCACAACTTTACCGAAACTTAGCAAACGCTTATCGTCAAATCGGCGAACGGGCGAAGGCAGAACAGGCGTATCAGCATTACCGCTTTTTAAACGATTGA
- a CDS encoding phytanoyl-CoA dioxygenase family protein, with translation MEFVQLTETQRQEFEENGYLIVRSAIDSEMIQRLTETGDRLMESFEYHGYYAHRRDGLVQEPAFADLATQSKAVPLILQLLGTNIHITNTALIHKHPQAPEKPDNRNWHRDVGVHLDVGHAGCPRVGLKVGYCLTDFSVPNSGATWFIRKSHKLSKPLGILEGEVDPPVYDEPRLHAGDAFLFESRIYHAAGLNFRENISKVVIYGYHYRWIKPDYYLRYYNDSLQPDETLTENLDDLGRQFLGASTDTQGRRDPNGVHWAGSEWAAAHNLNLEQAPQITTI, from the coding sequence ATGGAATTTGTTCAGTTGACAGAGACACAACGCCAAGAATTCGAGGAGAACGGTTACCTCATCGTGCGTTCAGCAATCGACAGTGAAATGATTCAACGCTTAACCGAGACAGGTGACCGGCTCATGGAATCGTTTGAGTACCACGGCTACTACGCACATCGGCGAGACGGGTTGGTGCAAGAACCCGCATTCGCTGACCTTGCGACACAGTCGAAGGCAGTGCCATTGATCCTGCAACTGCTCGGTACAAATATCCACATCACGAACACCGCACTTATCCATAAACACCCACAAGCACCCGAAAAACCTGACAACCGCAATTGGCATCGAGATGTCGGTGTGCATCTGGACGTTGGGCACGCAGGGTGTCCGCGCGTCGGTTTGAAGGTAGGCTACTGCTTAACGGACTTCAGTGTGCCGAACTCGGGTGCGACGTGGTTTATCCGAAAGAGCCATAAACTGAGTAAACCGTTGGGTATCCTCGAGGGTGAAGTTGACCCACCTGTATATGACGAACCGCGCCTCCACGCAGGAGATGCGTTTCTGTTTGAAAGCCGTATCTATCATGCCGCGGGACTGAATTTCAGAGAGAATATCTCTAAAGTCGTCATCTACGGGTATCATTATCGCTGGATTAAGCCGGATTACTATCTGCGCTATTACAACGATAGCCTGCAACCGGATGAAACATTAACGGAAAACTTAGACGATCTCGGCAGGCAGTTTCTCGGTGCTTCCACGGATACACAGGGCAGGCGCGATCCGAACGGTGTCCACTGGGCGGGTTCAGAATGGGCAGCAGCGCATAATCTGAACTTGGAACAAGCCCCGCAGATCACCACGATTTGA
- a CDS encoding Gfo/Idh/MocA family oxidoreductase yields the protein MKEVKVGIVGCGGIAGGKHLPGHKGVKGVSIIAACDIDETRAKAFAKEHDIPHVFSDYEELAAMDELDAVSVCTPNNFHAGPTIAALKAGKHVICEKPIAANAIDGQAMVDAQKASGKVLQIGLQSRFRAEARTLRKLYDEGFFGDIYYARAMSMRRRGVPASPSFLSKAIAGGGPLIDIGVHILDVLLWMIGCPKPIEAFGVTATKFGHKENVINPWGKWDPEEFEVEDFAMGTINFEGGLTVTLETAWASHIENIGGTFFMGDLAGATYEPLQIYLDKKDEMVNYTPKLLKGLPSEFESFHTAVREGLPSPVPAEEVLNIAKIFDALYESARIGRSVPIF from the coding sequence ATGAAAGAAGTCAAGGTAGGTATTGTTGGTTGTGGTGGCATTGCTGGCGGTAAACATCTTCCGGGCCATAAAGGGGTCAAAGGTGTTTCGATTATCGCAGCGTGCGACATTGACGAAACCCGAGCGAAAGCATTCGCCAAAGAGCACGACATCCCGCACGTTTTCAGTGATTACGAGGAATTGGCAGCGATGGACGAGTTGGACGCCGTGAGCGTTTGCACGCCGAATAATTTCCACGCGGGTCCAACGATTGCAGCGTTGAAAGCGGGAAAACACGTTATCTGTGAAAAGCCGATCGCTGCTAATGCGATTGATGGACAAGCGATGGTGGATGCACAAAAAGCGAGCGGTAAAGTCCTACAGATCGGGTTACAATCTCGGTTCCGTGCTGAGGCACGCACCCTCCGCAAACTCTATGATGAAGGTTTCTTTGGAGACATCTACTATGCCCGTGCGATGTCAATGCGACGCCGTGGTGTCCCTGCCTCACCCTCTTTTCTCAGCAAAGCTATCGCGGGTGGCGGCCCACTGATTGATATCGGGGTGCATATCCTTGATGTGTTGCTCTGGATGATCGGCTGTCCGAAACCCATTGAGGCGTTCGGCGTGACGGCAACGAAGTTTGGGCATAAAGAGAATGTCATCAATCCGTGGGGGAAATGGGATCCTGAAGAATTTGAGGTGGAAGATTTCGCGATGGGCACCATCAACTTCGAAGGCGGCTTGACGGTGACTTTGGAAACGGCGTGGGCATCGCATATCGAGAACATCGGCGGGACGTTCTTCATGGGAGATTTAGCCGGGGCGACTTACGAACCGCTTCAGATTTACCTTGATAAAAAAGATGAGATGGTGAATTATACCCCGAAACTGCTCAAAGGATTACCGAGCGAATTTGAATCGTTCCACACGGCTGTTCGAGAGGGATTGCCGTCTCCTGTGCCCGCTGAAGAGGTGTTGAACATCGCGAAGATCTTCGATGCGCTTTACGAGTCCGCTCGAATAGGTCGTTCCGTCCCAATATTTTAA
- the queF gene encoding NADPH-dependent 7-cyano-7-deazaguanine reductase QueF: MNQSIGYDDLQTHIRQLEAPEIETWENQYSHRDYTIEMTNLEFTAVCPKTGLPDFATLCITYVPNQYCVELKSLKEYFLFYRDVGIFHEHVVNKVLEDFVEACQPRKAEVVGDFNIRGGIKTVVRASYQG; this comes from the coding sequence ATGAACCAAAGTATCGGCTATGATGATTTACAAACCCATATCCGTCAACTGGAAGCCCCTGAAATCGAGACATGGGAAAATCAGTATAGCCACCGAGATTACACGATTGAGATGACCAACTTAGAGTTCACTGCGGTATGTCCTAAAACCGGGTTACCGGATTTCGCAACCCTCTGTATCACTTACGTGCCAAACCAGTACTGCGTTGAACTAAAATCGTTGAAGGAATACTTCCTTTTCTACCGAGATGTCGGTATCTTTCATGAGCACGTCGTGAATAAGGTGCTTGAGGATTTTGTGGAAGCCTGCCAGCCGCGGAAGGCAGAAGTCGTCGGTGATTTTAACATCCGCGGCGGCATCAAAACGGTTGTGCGTGCAAGCTATCAGGGTTAA